The Agarilytica rhodophyticola genome has a window encoding:
- a CDS encoding type II secretion system F family protein — translation MFELDIVALKMLIGMAFFVGLVCFVFSISGIKQDMPTDDRLYMDPLPGTLRSIWPLVNFFSFYIGDRFPVEMLVKISKDLQRSGVSYLMTPEQYIGLKITGAVLMAIFAFISMLLLETYSGYALFFAAVLGFFLPKISLRDLKKKREKAIIRALPTYLDFLTMAVQAGMNMTGSIQQAVDKGPQGPLNVEFKKVLRDIKAGMPRTDSIRELSERNNIKEITAFVTSVIQAEKTGASVGNTLKVQADQRRVERFQRAEKLAMEAPVKLIFPLVVFIFPMTFLALGFPIVMKFMYEL, via the coding sequence ATGTTTGAGTTAGATATTGTTGCCTTAAAAATGTTGATTGGCATGGCCTTTTTTGTCGGCCTTGTTTGTTTTGTCTTTTCAATATCTGGCATTAAACAAGATATGCCTACTGATGATCGCCTTTATATGGATCCTTTACCTGGCACCTTAAGATCCATTTGGCCATTAGTAAATTTTTTCTCGTTTTACATTGGTGACCGATTTCCTGTTGAGATGTTAGTGAAAATAAGTAAGGATCTTCAGCGTAGTGGCGTCAGTTACTTGATGACTCCAGAGCAATATATTGGCTTGAAAATTACAGGCGCTGTGCTAATGGCCATATTTGCTTTTATCTCAATGCTATTGCTTGAGACATACAGTGGTTATGCACTTTTTTTTGCAGCAGTTTTAGGCTTTTTCCTACCTAAGATATCTTTAAGGGATCTCAAGAAAAAGCGCGAGAAAGCCATTATCCGGGCGTTGCCGACTTACCTAGATTTCCTAACTATGGCGGTACAAGCTGGCATGAATATGACAGGCTCTATTCAGCAAGCTGTGGATAAGGGGCCGCAGGGGCCACTCAATGTGGAATTTAAGAAAGTATTACGTGATATTAAAGCGGGCATGCCTCGCACGGATTCAATTCGTGAGCTTTCTGAGAGAAACAATATTAAAGAAATTACTGCTTTTGTGACGTCGGTAATTCAGGCAGAAAAAACGGGCGCGAGTGTTGGTAACACTTTAAAAGTACAGGCGGATCAGCGCCGCGTGGAGCGTTTCCAACGAGCTGAAAAACTCGCTATGGAAGCTCCCGTTAAATTAATTTTTCCTTTGGTAGTATTTATCTTCCCTATGACCTTTTTGGCTTTGGGATTCCCTATCGTGATGAAGTTTATGTATGAACTTTAA